The window GATATATAATTCCTATCTGatatcataaataaaatacttGTGTAAGTTGGAGGCATGAATGCAGAATATTCATCGCAACTGCTTATCAGAACTCAAATTTGACTCAAACAAACGTGCTGATAGCTGTCACTCTTGAAAGAACTACAAGTACCGACCTACACGCCAATGAGGTCATCATCTCGCGCCGCGATAGCAATAAGCATGGCTATTCAGAACAGTTCACTATCCAAATTGCAGTCTTGTAATGGTATATTTGCCATATATAAGAAACAGGGACCCACCTCCGCAGATGTGTTAAACACTCTGAAGAAAGCGCTTTTAAAAGGTAGGCgcgtttttaatttttgttttgttgtcttgTGATTCATTAGGCTATTTGCAGATGATTTCAGTCCTCTGCATTGGGGGGTTGAGataataactaatataataattataagagTACGTTTTATTGTGTAACTAGTTTATCCTTACACAGAGGCAGGTGTTGCAAATCCCAATCCTCGCAAAAGGAACAAGCAACCTTTAAAAATTGGCCATGGTGGCACCCTGGACAGCAATGCTTCTGGTGTACTTGGTAATTATAATCAAGTATCTTCTTCTACTGTGaaaaattatgcaaacaaaaaatattagagTTAGATACATTAGACTcgttttgaataataaaatgttctaTTCATGCAAATGGTGCAAACAGACCCCTCTCTAAAAACATCcagaactgaaaagaaaaaaaacaaactcattttgagaaaacagctTTTTAATTATAATCTTGTAACTGAAATCTACAAATGcaaaaaagtatgaaagaaaACGTATCAATTATGGGATTTTGCTTTCATAacaaagcatgaaaaaaaataatggttttgcCTGTAGAATTAAAAATatgatgtaatataaaatattgaaagaATATGACTAATGTTTTGCAGTAGTTGGAATTGGTGAAGGAACGAAGATGCTCACCACAATGCTTGCAGGATCAAAGGTAAGTATTTTCTGGGTCACATCATGTTTGTGTGTCTTTCTACATTTGTCATTCTCAAATTTGAGTACTGTAACATTAAATTCTATGGTCTTTTCATAGAAATACAGAGCTATTGGAGAGTTAGGCAAAGCAACTGATACTCTAGACGTCACAGGAAATGTTGTTGAAGAAAAGAGTTATGGTGAGATTCATGGTTTTGTGGCTGTGCTTGTGATGGGGGCATAGATCTCTTACAGAAATCAGTCTATAAAGATTAATGCTTGTTTTTCCCAGATCACATCACAAAAGAGGTTTTTGAGGAGAAGCTGAAGCAGTTTACGGGTGAAATTATGCAGGTTCCACCTCTGTAAgtcagtttgttctgtttgatACACAATACATTCTTCATAAA of the Carassius auratus strain Wakin unplaced genomic scaffold, ASM336829v1 scaf_tig00014308, whole genome shotgun sequence genome contains:
- the LOC113074346 gene encoding probable tRNA pseudouridine synthase 1 isoform X1, yielding MRSSSRAAIAISMAIQNSSLSKLQSCNGIFAIYKKQGPTSADVLNTLKKALLKVYPYTEAGVANPNPRKRNKQPLKIGHGGTLDSNASGVLVVGIGEGTKMLTTMLAGSKKYRAIGELGKATDTLDVTGNVVEEKSYDHITKEVFEEKLKQFTGEIMQVPPLYSALKKDGKRMSVLLKQGQEVEAKPARPVTVYSLSLQDFSPPYFTIDVECGGGFYVRSLVDDLAKALSSCAHIKELSRTKQGQFTLEEHALKEDRWTLTDISQALQPCPKPSGQQKNAKKTKSKHMPTPSESKGDDGNTND
- the LOC113074346 gene encoding probable tRNA pseudouridine synthase 1 isoform X2, which gives rise to MRSSSRAAIAISMAIQNSSLSKLQSCNGIFAIYKKQGPTSADVLNTLKKALLKEAGVANPNPRKRNKQPLKIGHGGTLDSNASGVLVVGIGEGTKMLTTMLAGSKKYRAIGELGKATDTLDVTGNVVEEKSYDHITKEVFEEKLKQFTGEIMQVPPLYSALKKDGKRMSVLLKQGQEVEAKPARPVTVYSLSLQDFSPPYFTIDVECGGGFYVRSLVDDLAKALSSCAHIKELSRTKQGQFTLEEHALKEDRWTLTDISQALQPCPKPSGQQKNAKKTKSKHMPTPSESKGDDGNTND